From Plasmodium brasilianum strain Bolivian I chromosome 5, whole genome shotgun sequence, the proteins below share one genomic window:
- a CDS encoding hypothetical protein (conserved Plasmodium protein): MIFPPLFINREKNKSFSNEKQKNGYVIKCYNLPSNINEKLFQFLLHLLKNECFQIKKVIKPLNEETGLYPWKIICNEKLANYLLKKEKIIIYDDSCNSNKIFVKLTCNDREEQECIKKDEKEDGDDTNKSENSKQYLALNSEKESQKDPTNCEKSKKNNEGEKEVLHVNNLQNEEQENSNITNGSNQIFSKNVIFGIDEKEKHNNFSEKEENENRKIRFETGEKYLHISGLHYAKEDDDSANEIKYCEYHDEEDEDDEGDEDDEGDEDDEDNEDDEDDEDDEDDEDEAYDDEGNDVVRRRIKRFRTSLHYDDDGKLNHTHDRKTSEEVSILRSDSLYRTYKDEVGITMKSDLCINKEKKERHNKDDKVNILCDNSGEEHDGDICLSSRRNSLKECNEYHKKKIQNKINEIDCMVHKKYSNSYNTSNNGRNIRYNNNNSDDVEKDYIKKEKKIHLNNNSDIKSEYKLRCNNSSFRSDDVATYRIDDTTINRNKNPGYYVSAGDEMDAYVNEKKRKLSFTNFIGEEDAQNTEEREKKKKRKRKQNCSIQTESTEMVSNPSGALTREEYTFLKNLKRKKYLKKKSYNKKKIIVYFFKGCMEEIIEDVRQEDISKILNIDEASVENDSNLCVNNYDNVKFEEENDLHMTNQRIQRENEKGETAENKEEITGGKEKDEHKRKEYNKNSRSTSKNRGRRRDRSRGRGRSTSNNSNSNCNNIYKHNHKAVELKTWPKHLGWKEISEDIKEKFCIVIKNKPAEWNEYDLRDFLESQFSNKQYLPIFEDIFITKNCPTIATVAFKDEISKNKFLDRQKLKLPHSLKKMNSDKNSSSSSTNYYYRSKYSNFLILQEYMASYNLSHSNYHNKHYYDKNESFYTHSFKKKNYYHEYGYSTMRECINKDGSTVNKYKSYFNSSSTNLQSDIKKNVPNISYDKNQVYNNSRNYSKHSYNSKN; the protein is encoded by the exons atgatATTTCCTCCCTTGTTTATAAAtcgggaaaaaaataaaagcttTAGTAATGAGAAACAGAAAAATGGCTACGTAATAAAATGCTATAACCTTCcatcaaatataaatgaaaagttattccaatttttacttcatttactaaaaaatgaatgtttTCAAATAAAGAAAGTTATTAAGCCTTTAAATGAAGAAACAGGTTTATATCCTTGGAAAATCATATGCAATGAAAAATTAGCAAATTATTTGCtgaaaaaggagaaaattataatttacgATGACTCATGTAATAGCaacaaaatttttgtaaagcTAACCTGCAACGACAGAGAAGAACAGGAGTGTATAAAGAAAGACGAAAAAGAAGATGGGGATGATACGAACAAATCTGAAAACAGTAAACAATATCTCGCTTTAAATAGTGAAAAGGAGTCTCAAAAGGACCCAACAAATTGCGAaaagtcaaaaaaaaataatgaaggtGAGAAAGAAGTGCTTCATGTGAATAATTTGCAAAATGAAGAGCAAGAAAATTCAAACATCACAAATGGCAGCAATCAGATCTTTAGTAAAAACGTAATTTTCGGAATCGATGAAAAGGAGaaacataataatttcagtgaaaaggaggaaaatgaaaataggAAAATTCGCTTTGAAACGGgtgaaaaatatttgcatataaGTGGCTTACATTATGCAAAGGAGGATGATGATTCTGCGaacgaaataaaatactGTGAATATCATGATGAAGAGGATGAGGATGATGAGGGTGATGAGGATGATGAGGGTGATGAGGATGATGAGGATAATGAGGATGATGAGGATGATGAAGATGATGAGGATGATGAAGATGAAGCATATGACGATGAAGGCAATGATGTCGTTAGAAGACGAATAAAAAGGTTTCGCACCAGTTTGCACTATGATGATGATGGAAAACTGAATCATACGCATGACAGAAAAACGAGTGAAGAGGTTTCAATATTAAGGAGTGATTCACTGTATCGAACTTATAAAGATGAAGTAGGTATTACAATGAAAAGCGATTTGTGtattaataaggaaaaaaaagagagacACAACAAGGATGATaaagttaatattttatgtgaTAACTCTGGCGAAGAACATGATGGTGACATTTGTTTAAGTAGCAGAAGAAATAGTTTGAAGGAATGTAATGaataccataaaaaaaaaatccaaaataaaattaacgaAATTGATTGCATGGTgcacaaaaaatatagtaatagTTATAATACTAGTAATAACGGTAGGAATATtcgttataataataataacagtgaTGATGTAGAAAAGGATTAcataaagaaagaaaaaaaaattcaccTGAACAATAATTCGGATATAAAAAGCGAGTATAAGTTAAGATGTAACAATAGTTCTTTTAGGAGTGATGATGTGGCCACGTACAGAATTGATGATACGACgattaatagaaataaaaaccCAGGCTACTACGTGTCTGCAGGGGATGAAATGGATGCATatgtaaatgaaaagaaaagaaagttGAGCTTCACCAATTTTATTGGTGAAGAAGATGCACAGAATACTGAGGAGAgggaaaagaagaagaagaggaaaagAAAACAGAATTGTAGTATACAAACTGAGAGCACGGAAATGGTGAGTAACCCATCTGGAGCTCTAACTAGGGAAGAATATACATTtctgaaaaatttaaaaagaaaaaagtatttgaaaaaaaaatcgtataataaaaaaaaaattattgtatatttttttaagggATGCATGGAAGAAATAATTGAGGACGTTCGTCAAGAAgatataagtaaaatattaaatattgatGAAGCATCGGTTGAAAATGATAGTAATTTATGTGTGAACAATTATGACAATGTGAAGTTTGAGGAAGAAAATGATTTGCATATGACTAATCAGAGAATACAaagagaaaatgaaaagggGGAAACAGCTGAAAATAAAGAGGAAATTACAgggggaaaagaaaaagacgAACATAA AAGAAAagaatacaataaaaatagtagGAGCACGAGTAAAAACAGAGGTAGAAGAAGAGATAGAAGCAGAGGTAGAGGTAGAAGTACTagcaataatagtaacagtaattgtaataatatttataagcaTAACCATAAAGCAGTGGAATTAAAGACGTGGCCAAAACATTTAGGATGGAAAGAAATATCAGAAGAtattaaggaaaaattttgcatagttataaaaaacaaaccTGCAGAATGGAACGAATATGACTTACGTGATTTTTTAGAATCTCAATTTTCCAATAAACAATATTTACCAATTTTTGAGGATATATtcataacaaaaaattgcCCAACAATAGCTACAGTTGCTTTTAAAGATGAAATttccaaaaataaatttttagatCGTCAGAAGTTGAAATTACCTCAttcgttaaaaaaaatgaacagtGATAAGAACAGTAGCAGTAGTTCTACTAACTATTATTATAGGAGCAAGTATTcaaatttcttaatattacAGGAGTATATGGCTTCTTACAATTTAAGTCATTCGAACTATCATAATAAACATTACTATGATAAAAACGAATCATTTTATACacattcttttaaaaaaaaaaattattatcacGAATATGGTTACAGCACAATGAGggaatgtataaataaagatgGTTCAActgtaaataaatacaaaagtTATTTTAACAGCAGCTCTACTAATTTACAGtcagatattaaaaaaaatgtgccTAATATATCATATGATAAAAATCAAGTTTATAACAATAGCAGAAATTATAGTAAGCATTcttataattcaaaaaattaa
- a CDS encoding SNARE protein, protein MYMISDDEISYSNSMNSEEEIESEENSEEYSKYYEGEEEDYSSHNDVDDENEFQLFKYVCIASLDELEIIMKCSFLSRDSDISANNIIKKILIASKKKLSYCNKKILNWDNRIIYFIICSEKKLALFLIGLDMKAYFKNYAFEFLRKLEIYAKSDLFFNQNYNSNNINPSKAQTIQRFMKRTIINLNECCKDEKIIAVKQKLNKINSVMNNHIDNLYQSRGNIKALQYKTENMSKNTLNFVKNTKKLKRIMFLKYWKTYFFLACFVVIGFKVYRSI, encoded by the coding sequence ATGTACATGATTTCGGATGATGAAATAAGCTACTCCAACAGCATGAACAGCGAAGAAGAAATAGAGAGCGAAGAAAACAGTGAAGAATATTCGAAATATTATGAAGGGGAAGAAGAGGACTATAGCAGTCATAATGATGTAGATGATGAGAACGAATTTCAGTTAttcaaatatgtatgtatagcATCATTAGATGAgttagaaataataatgaaatgtaGTTTTCTAAGTCGTGATTCAGATATATCTGCtaataacataattaaaaagatattaattgcttcaaaaaagaaattaagtTATTGTAATAAGAAAATCCTTAATTGGGAtaatagaattatatattttataatatgcaGTGAAAAGAAGTTggcattatttttaataggaTTAGATATGAaagcatattttaaaaattatgcttttgaatttttgagaaaattagaaatatatgCTAAATcggatttattttttaaccaGAATTATAActcaaataatataaatccATCAAAGGCGCAAACAATTCAGCGCTTTATGAAACGTACAATAATAAACCTTAATGAATGTTgtaaagatgaaaaaattattgcagTTAAACAAAAgctaaataaaattaattcagTAATGAATAACCACATAGATAACTTATATCAGTCCAGGGGAAACATTAAAGCCTTACAGTATAAAACAGAAAACATGTCAAAAAACActttaaattttgttaaaaataccaaaaaattaaaaagaattatgtttttaaaatactgGAAAACATACTTCTTTTTAGCTTGTTTTGTAGTCATAGGATTCAAGGTTTATAGGTCTATTTGA
- a CDS encoding hypothetical protein (conserved Plasmodium protein): MNTVKGSAKELFRQMRDELGYRKKEKSLYDITSCNVSSEGEEFNKYYNEIRYLKKDQLKAYICKLRKEIKNYKVKEMNFIIEIKYLRRKIVRLKNVIESDKILKRHQRNCPSKGPSDFSLRGFDNDLRSLQYNCTGSNNSRHKNSRGSIKKNAFTYDNNSSSLYKNNFCENKLGCFSIRSINDSIHNSKRKSAPNFIPLSQSNKRNSDKKIIHTIKPIGRTCSTNNSMYHYNNRNENINGNGSKNWYGSKNWYGSRNGYGSRIEHGSTNEHGSTNAYGSINGYESRNRHKNTLKHSDNNNFPHSNSYINNVESNYEGRKVRGKNHLFSNRSFSSTFKFDLKKHLISNNKNIRNMSNQINSTIAKDIKNYHNSKQSILSAKSQQYPPSALLLRKLSYNDNISSNNITQNCYTNKMKLNNLSIKDSKKSYKCDLYDYAHHERILRKKYSSPYAHKMNPLNNATRNTSIGGSRIGRRNTNRCRSKNSSSGYSNRNVGERIIIEGSDKTPRNEAADILSICDDNTSKGNKSKSANLKNEKKGIKCKQKKGTNRTTNGLEQGHSNDANLIEETQNDSDNAESQSAKKKKNTVISLNKEDIPLERTSVKEKINRTLLKKKEEKKVVKTSGNTSNLMPSRRVHLDKEDIKKKQTNLQNFKKYIDSDIKENFKKELEELKNRNNKLMTKPNGYCDMPFGSTSSSGSSSRRSGGSGSRRSSRSRTCSGRSGNDNKDNEKSRCEKKDMKYKISSKPLRDTNMLNISFNDIDKKISNLQNYLKNTKK, translated from the exons atgaacacaGTTAAG GGATCAGCTAAAGAACTATTCAGACAGATGAGAGATGAG CTAGGGTACAGAAAGAAAGAGAAGAGCTTGTATGATATAACCTCATGTAATGTGAGTTCAGAGGGGGaagaatttaataaatattataacgaAATAAGATATTTGAAAAAGGATCAACTGAaagcatatatttgtaaattgagaaaagaaataaaaaattataaagtaaaagaaatgaattttataatagagattaaatatttaagaagaaaaattgtaagactaaaaaatgtaatagaaagtgataaaattttaaaaaggcaTCAAAGAAATTGCCCTTCAAAAGGTCCAAGTGATTTCTCATTAAGAGGTTTTGACAATGACTTGAGGTCACTACAATATAATTGTACAGGTAGCAATAACAGTAGGCATAAGAATTCTCGAggaagtattaaaaaaaatgcatttacTTATGATAACAACAGTAGTAgtctttataaaaataatttttgtgaaAACAAATTGGGATGTTTTTCTATTAGAAGTATTAATGACAGTATACATAATAGCAAAAGAAAGAGCGCTCCGAATTTTATTCCGTTAAGCCAATCAAATAAACGAAATAgcgataaaaaaataatacatacaatAAAGCCGATTGGAAGGACGTGTTCTACTAATAATTCCATGtatcattataataataggaatgaaaatataaatgggAATGGAAGCAAAAATTGGTATGGAAGCAAAAATTGGTATGGAAGCAGAAATGGGTATGGAAGCAGAATTGAGCATGGAAGCACAAATGAGCATGGAAGCACAAATGCATATGGAAGTATAAATGGGTATGAAAGCAGAAATAGACATAAGAATACACTCAAACATAGCGATAATAACAATTTTCCTCATAGTAATAGttacataaataatgtaGAATCGAATTATGAAGGACGTAAAGTTAGGGGAAAAAATCATCTTTTCTCGAATAGAAGTTTTTCATCAACATTTAAATTTGATTTAAAAAAGCATCttatttctaataataaaaatatacgtaaTATGTCTAATCAAATTAATAGTACAATTGcaaaagatattaaaaattaccaTAATTCCAAGCAGAGTATACTATCTGCAAAGAGTCAACAATACCCACCAAGTGCCTTATTATTGAGAAAGCTTTCTTACAACGATAATATTAGCTCGAATAACATTACTCAGAATTGTTATAcgaacaaaatgaaattaaataatttgagTATTAAAGATTCAAAAAAGAGCTATAAATGCGATTTGTATGATTATGCGCACCATGAAAGAATTctgagaaaaaaatactcATCTCCATATGCCCATAAAATGAACCCCTTAAATAATGCTACCAGGAATACAAGCATAGGCGGTAGCAGAATCGGAAGAAGAAATACAAACAGATGCAGAAGCAAAAACAGCAGCAGTGGTTACAGTAACAGAAACGTAGGTGAACGCATCATCATCGAGGGGAGTGATAAGACTCCACGAAACGAAGCTGCGGATATTCTTTCCATTTGTGATGATAACACATCCAAGGGGAATAAATCAAAAAGTGCtaacttaaaaaatgaaaagaaaggGATCAAGTGCAAACAGAAAAAAGGGACAAACAGAACTACTAACGGGTTAGAGCAAGGACATAGCAATGATGCTAATTTAATAGAGGAAACACAAAATGATAGCGATAACGCAGAATC aCAATcagcgaaaaaaaaaaaaaatacagtcATTTCTCTTAATAAAGAAGATATACCATTAGAACGAACAAGcgttaaggaaaaaattaatagaactctcttaaaaaagaaggaagaaaaaaaagtggtTAAAACTTCGGGTAACACTTCAAACCTCATGCCATCGCGTAGAGTGCATTTAGATAAAGAAGACatcaaaaaaaagcaaaCTAACttgcaaaattttaaaaaatatatagattcagatataaaagaaaattttaaaaaagaactaGAAGAGctgaaaaatagaaataacaaattaatgACGAAGCCAAACGGATATTGTGACATGCCCTTTGGTAGTACTAGTAGCagtggtagtagtagtaggAGGAGCGGTGGTTCTGGAAGCAGACGAAGCAGTAGAAGCCGGACTTGTAGCGGCAGAAGCGGTAATGATAACAAGGATAACGAAAAATCGAGGTGTGAGAAAAAggatatgaaatataaaattagcaGTAAGCCTTTAAGAGACACCAATATGTTGAATATCTCCTTTAATGACATCGATAAGAAAATAAGCAACTTACagaattatttgaaaaatactAAAAAGTAG
- a CDS encoding ATP-dependent RNA helicase DBP10, with the protein MKIGNIKKNKSFTKGLNGIRNTRKGGKRSTSNKGIIRKRGKTKNSKLHNINEKNNKMKTAKRGFISKKGEVTKDEKKMIIKGSKKNSVVLNSGKKNKEKCKYSSQNEEQNNPKRSVSSNGSSRHSGSEDPGDTPSSEGKRTKYINQNTKKKFVLYKKRKNKKKNKVILSCFQNLGLSEKMCRSISSNLKYNRPTDIQKLCIPKILNRKDIICISKTGSGKSLVYLSTLIDLLGEHSKFFGIRGVIILPTKELVIQIYKLARKICMNYFNLKINIIIGGVSLIKQFDLLKENLDIVICTPGRLSFILEETKLSLEKVEILIIDEADRLLELNYYNDMNNIYKNLHTSFKQTLLISATLPTNVENYFRLKLNNPEVLFVNSDNVISDQLKLHFLFCRSYEKYAVLIKLIFLCKNKKLGKTMIFFCTKYHILFFSKIFNYIKIPHATLYGNSDTSFRIQQINNFTRNNNIQFLLVTDLASRGINITTVQNIINYNLPYSPKLFIHRVGRACRNNLTGYGISLVTYQDILYAYEICFFIGKKLKFYRGDGQCPLGGEDFVNQKETNEVGLSEADVMVPDKKDTVGFSETVVVVAGETDVTVPCETDVAVPGETDIIGLSETYLVAPDETDVVVPDETDAVVPDETDAVVPDETDAVIQGERDETKPGEEDNKNHVYIGALNNIGDYIEFIDNLKKDDSELVSLNKSMQASYKLYYSMRPKVSKYASTKCVNKIKKIGGLYKLCLIYHPDELYRNTSNNENELTNKYENSTNLTLLKGGGSVFNNLIKFPENYNKQESTQEISNNENENNEYVRDKLLNVQGGSPSHYRESEKMNHTHKDVISFLHNFQNSKSSNSNRKSNISSNDKAKSISEVVKEKLNKLKEKTKRYKNRKYDSISNDVNELMDSFSFGLSADECDNETSEKWKSNILFNCEEKYDINKEEKKKGKLSKRALKKMLKGQKGEAVSNTIEQVTRKKEEISLDDILKKINQKKMKTDTSAMFDLKTPGFDLLPDEEDELKKQRFIKKQVWDKKKKKFVLREIDTFQGNAITSMDKNNGKKINVSTVNNNNSVKSSTAVGIYQKWVKRTKNRINNIGELEEDNKIRDRFKSRQTKNNEKNDKERNIEMLELTHPEITESLSKNIKLTKKQQRLYKKYITGKYDTSTSNILNAPQLKEKKKKSVLQNKIRTDRNFRVKYVRARKKKHERKLKEKYNLKSARSRSLAIIKKKKISK; encoded by the exons atgaaaattggcaacattaaaaagaataaaagttTTACGAAAGGTCTCAATGGGATTCGGAATACCAGGAAGGGGGGGAAGAGAAGTACATCAAACAAAGGTATAATAAGAAAACGtggaaaaacgaaaaattctaaattacataatataaatgagaaaaataacaaaatgaaaactGCTAAACGAGGTTTCATCtcaaaaaaaggagaagtAACTAAAGACGAAAAGAAGATGATAATAAAAGGgagcaaaaaaaattctgtTGTTTTGAATagtggtaaaaaaaataaagagaaatgtaaatattccTCTCAAAATGAAGAACAAAACAACCCTAAAAGGAG CGTAAGTAGTAATGGTAGTAGTCGTCATAGCGGTAGTGAAGATCCAGGGGATACACCATCGAGTGAGGGGAAAAGGACAAAATACATAAATCAgaataccaaaaaaaaattcgttttgtataagaaaaggaaaaataagaaaaaaaataaggtaaTTTTAAGTTGCTTTCAAAATTTAGGATTAAGTGAAAAAATGTGCAGAAGCATATCGAGTAACTTAAAGTATAACAGACCAACagatatacaaaaattatgtatacctaaaattttaaatagaaaagatataatatgtataagtaaAACAGGTTCAGGGAAATCACTTGTATACTTAAGTACATTAATAGATTTACTAGGGGAACACAGTAAATTTTTTGGCATAAGAGGAGTAATTATATTACCCACCAAAGAATTGGTCATACAGATTTATAAATTGGCTAGAAAGATATgtatgaattattttaatttaaagataaatataattataggTGGTGTTAGTCTAATTAAACAATTTGatcttttaaaagaaaatctAGATATAGTAATATGTACCCCAGGAAGGTTAAGTTTCATTTTAGAAGAAACGAAATTAAGTTTAGAAAAAGTAGAGATATTAATTATTGATGAAGCAGATAGATTATtagaattaaattattacaatgatatgaacaatatatataaaaatttgcaCACATCTTTTAAACAAACATTATTAATAAGTGCAACTTTACCAACTAATGTTGAGAATTATTTcagattaaaattaaataaccCAGAAGTTCTTTTTGTTAATTCAGATAATGTTATAAGTGACCAATTAAaactacattttttattttgtagatcttatgaaaaatatgctgtgcttattaaattaatttttttatgtaaaaataaaaaattaggaaaaacgatgatatttttttgtacaaaatatcatattttattttttagtaaaatttttaattatattaaaataccACATGCTACCTTGTATGGTAATTCAGATACATCTTTTCGTATTcagcaaataaataattttacaagaAATAACAACATTCAATTCTTGTTAGTAACAGACTTAGCTTCAAGAGGTATTAACATTACCACTGTTcagaatattattaattataatttacctTATTCTCCTAAATTGTTTATACACAGAGTTGGTAGAGCATGCAGAAATAATTTAACAGGCTATGGTATATCCTTGGTTACTTATCAGGATATTTTATATGCCTACGAGATTTGCTTTTTCATAGGAAAAAAGTTGAAGTTCTACAGGGGCGACGGTCAGTGTCCCCTCGGTGGGGAGGACTTTGTGAACCAAAAAGAGACAAACGAAGTAGGCCTTAGTGAAGCAGATGTAATGGTTCCAGACAAGAAAGACACGGTAGGCTTTAGTGAGACGGTTGTAGTAGTCGCAGGAGAGACAGATGTAACAGTCCCATGCGAAACAGATGTAGCAGTTCCAGGCGAAACAGATATAATAGGTCTTAGTGAGACATATTTAGTAGCCCCAGATGAGACAGATGTGGTAGTCCCAGATGAGACGGATGCGGTAGTCCCAGATGAGACGGATGCGGTAGTCCCAGATGAGACAGATGCGGTAATCCAGGGAGAGAGAGACGAAACAAAACCTGGGGAAGAGGACAACAAGAATCATGTCTACATAGGGGCACTAAATAACATTGGCGATTACATCGAATTTATTGACAATCTAAAAAAAGACGACAGCGAATTGGTATCACTAAATAAAAGTATGCAGGCATCATATAAACTTTACTACTCTATGAGACCGAAAGTTTCGAAATATGCAAGCACAAAATGTGtcaacaaaattaaaaaaattggagGGTTGTACAAGTTATGTTTGATATATCACCCGGATGAGCTTTATAGAAATACTTCGAACAATGAGAACGAATTAACTaacaaatatgaaaattcaACCAATCTGACCCTTTTGAAGGGAGGTGGAAGTGTGTTCAATAACTTGATTAAGTTTccagaaaattataataagcAGGAAAGTACGCAAGAAATaagtaataatgaaaatgaaaataatgaatatgtaAGAGACAAGCTTTTGAATGTACAGGGGGGATCCCCTTCCCATTACAGAGaaagtgaaaaaatgaaCCACACTCATAAAGatgttatttcatttttgcacaattttcaaaattccAAAAGTAGTAATAGCAATAGAAAAAGCAATATTAGCAGTAATGACAAAGCGAAAAGCATATCGGAAGTGgttaaggaaaaattaaacaagCTAAAGGAAAAGACGAAAAGGTACAAAAACAGAAAATACGATTCGATTTCAAATGATGTAAATGAACTGATGGACTCCTTTTCCTTTGGACTGTCGGCCGACGAATGCGATAATGAAACTTcggaaaaatggaaaagtaatatactatttaattgtgaagaaaaatatgatataaataaggaagagaaaaagaaaggaaaactAAGCAAAAGAGcactaaaaaaaatgttgaaaGGACAGAAGGGAGAAGCAGTTAGTAACACTATAGAGCAAGTAaccagaaaaaaagaagaaatttcCTTAgatgatattttaaaaaaaataaatcaaaaaaaaatgaaaacagaTACATCTGCTATGTTTGACTTAAAAACTCCTGGTTTTGATTTACTGCCCGATGAAGAAGATGAATTGAAGAAGCAaagatttattaaaaaacaggtatgggataaaaaaaaaaagaaatttgtTCTAAGAGAGATAGATACTTTTCAAGGAAATGCAATTACAAGTATGGACAAAAacaatggaaaaaaaattaacgtaTCCACTgtcaacaataataatagtgtAAAGAGTAGTACTGCTGTGGGAATTTATCAAAAATGGGTAAAGAGGACGAAAAATAGAATCAATAATATTGGGGAGTTAGAAGAGGATAATAAAATCAGAGATCGCTTCAAAAGTAGACAAACAAAGAACaacgaaaaaaatgataaagaaaGGAATATAGAAATGTTAGAGCTAACGCACCCAGAAATTACAGAATCGTTatctaaaaatattaaactaactaaaaaacaacaaagactgtataaaaaatacattacaGGAAAATACGACACTTCGACATCAAACATTCTTAATGCTCCTCAActaaaggagaaaaaaaaaaaaagcgttttacaaaataaaataagaacagATAGGAATTTTAGAGTGAAATATGTACGAGCTCGAAAGAAAAAACACGAGCGAAAAttgaaggaaaaatataacttaaaAAGTGCAAGGTCTAGGTCATTagctattataaaaaagaaaaaaataagcaaatgA
- a CDS encoding receptor for activated c kinase translates to MENIKEAEISLRGVLEGGHSDWVTSVSTPTDTKLKTVVSASRDKKLIVWSINPDDDSGEIGMAKKSLTGHSQAINDVSISSDGLFALSGSWDHSVRLWDLSLGETIRSFIGHTSDVFSVSFSPDNRQIVSASRDKTIKLWNTLAQCKYTITDEQHTDWITCVRFSPSPKQAIIVSCGWDKLVKVWNLKNCDLNKNLEAHTGVLNTVTISPDGSLCASGGKDGVAKLWDVNEGKHLYSLETGCTINSLCFSPCDYWLCAATDRFIRIWNLESKLIISEIYPVKQSKVGLPWCTSITWSANGQLLFCGSTDGNIYVYEVKKQSI, encoded by the exons atggaaaatataaaagaagcGGAGATATCGTTAAGAGGTGTACTGGAAGGAGGTCATAGTGATTGGGTCACTTCAGTTTCAACACCCACTgacacaaaattaaaaaccgTTGTTAGCGCTTCAAGAG ATAAAAAGCTAATAGTGTGGAGTATCAACCCCGATGACGATTCGGGAGAAATCGGAATGGCTAAAAAATCATTAACCGGTCATTCTCAAGCTATCAATGATGTTTCTATTTCATCAGATGGTTTGTTTGCATTGTCTGGTTCTTGGGATCACTCAGTTCGTTTATGGGATTTATCTCTAGGAGAAACGATTAGATCATTTATTGGTCATACGTCTGACGTTTTTAGTGTTTCATTTAGTCCAGACAATAGACAGATCGTTTCAGCTAGTAGAgataaaacaattaaattatGGAATACTTTAGCACAATGTAAGTATACCATAACAGATGAACAACATACCGATTGGATTACATGTGTTAGATTTTCCCCATCTCCAAAACAGGCAATTATTGTATCCTGTGGATGGGATAAATTAGTTAAAGTGtggaatttaaaaaattgtgacttaaataaaaacttaGAAGCACACACAGGTGTTTTAAACACAGTTACTATATCTCCTGACGGTTCATTATGTGCATCCGGAGGAAAAGATGGAGTTGCCAAATTATGGGATGTTAATGAGggaaaacatttatattctttagAAACTGGATGTACTATAAATTCACTCTGTTTTTCTCCATGTGATTATTGGTTGTGTGCAGCAACAGACAGATTTATAAGAATATGGAACTTAGAaagtaaattaataatttccgAAATATATCCTGTTAAGCAGTCCAAAGTAGGTTTGCCTTGGTGTACATCCATTACATGGTCAGCTAATGGTCAACTCCTATTTTGCGGTTCCACTGATGGAAACATTTACGTTTATGAAGTTAAAAAGCAATCcatttaa